A section of the Clostridium omnivorum genome encodes:
- a CDS encoding ROK family transcriptional regulator, which produces MIALDHSDIKTNNKKRIISLLIKERELTKLDISRKLDISVPTATTIVGELSEEGLVEEAGMASSTGGRKPVIIRFLPNSRYTIGVDLGKDYIRAVLTNLDSKIIEDRRRELKTIDKDEVLKVTKELIEEVINLDINKNSKLLGIGLSLPGIVNQEELKLEVATNFRLKNISFKELQTYFNLPIYLENEANAGALAESKLGIAKNLNNLIYVSITEGIGGGIFINNDMYRGRDRRAGEIGHMCIAKGGRQCNCGRKGCFETYASNRALINSYIEKTNVKVKTIDEVINRYKLGEEDAVKVVEEYIDNLSEGIESLVFIFNPDYIVIGGEISKYSEVLSQKLSDKIFSNNEFYREGDVSILFSSLGDDSNILGASLIPVFNSFGLDIR; this is translated from the coding sequence ATGATAGCTTTAGATCATAGCGATATAAAAACAAATAATAAAAAGAGAATAATAAGCCTTTTAATTAAAGAAAGGGAACTCACAAAATTAGATATATCAAGAAAGCTTGACATAAGTGTACCTACTGCTACAACTATTGTTGGAGAACTCAGTGAAGAAGGTTTAGTTGAAGAAGCTGGTATGGCTAGTTCTACAGGAGGAAGAAAGCCCGTCATAATAAGGTTTTTACCTAATTCAAGGTACACTATAGGAGTTGACTTAGGAAAGGACTATATTAGGGCTGTTTTAACTAACCTTGACAGCAAAATAATAGAAGATAGAAGAAGAGAACTTAAAACCATTGATAAAGATGAAGTACTGAAAGTTACCAAGGAATTAATAGAAGAAGTAATTAATTTAGATATAAATAAAAATAGTAAGCTTTTGGGAATAGGCTTATCACTGCCTGGTATTGTGAATCAGGAAGAATTGAAGCTAGAAGTTGCAACTAACTTTAGACTAAAAAACATTTCTTTTAAGGAGCTTCAGACTTATTTTAATCTTCCGATTTACCTGGAAAATGAAGCAAATGCAGGAGCTTTAGCTGAATCTAAATTAGGCATAGCTAAGAATTTAAATAACCTCATTTATGTTTCTATTACGGAAGGCATAGGTGGAGGGATTTTTATTAATAATGACATGTACAGGGGCAGAGACAGAAGAGCTGGAGAAATAGGGCACATGTGTATTGCCAAAGGAGGAAGGCAGTGTAATTGTGGCAGAAAAGGCTGCTTTGAAACTTATGCCTCAAATCGTGCTCTAATTAATAGTTATATTGAAAAGACTAATGTAAAGGTAAAAACTATTGATGAGGTAATAAATAGGTACAAGTTAGGTGAAGAAGACGCAGTAAAGGTAGTAGAGGAATATATAGATAATTTGTCTGAGGGTATAGAAAGCTTAGTTTTCATTTTTAACCCCGACTATATTGTTATCGGTGGAGAAATTAGCAAGTACTCAGAAGTATTAAGTCAAAAGCTTTCAGATAAAATATTCAGCAATAATGAATTTTACAGGGAAGGGGATGTGAGTATATTGTTTTCATCCTTAGGAGATGATTCTAATATTTTAGGTGCATCCCTAATACCAGTTTTTAATAGCTTTGGGCTAGATATAAGATAG
- the xylB gene encoding xylulokinase: protein MNFLGVDLGTSSVKVIIMNEEGQVICSVSKDYDVSYPKVGWAEQNPEDWWTATRDGIREIVNNSKVETVSIKGIGFSGQMHGLVLLDKEGEVLRPAILWCDQRTQEECDYLNKEIGQEKISFYTGNMALTGFTAPKLLWVKKHEEEIFHKIAHVLLPKDYIRYKLTGEFATDISDASGMLMLDVKNRKWSKEMLELLQIEEEVLPKVFESWEVTGKLTRDAAKNTGLSEDTVVVGGAGDQAAGAVGCGVVKSGILSASLGTSGVIFASSDKYEVDKENRLHSFCHSNGKWHQMGVMLSAASCLKWWIEDINKNTEEMAFEKLLEEASLSPAGSRGVIFLPYLMGERTPYSDPNAKGVFFGLNITNKREDMTRAVLEGVCFGLRDSLEILKDLKVPIEAVRVSGGGSKSLLWRQILADILGVKVQVINSKEGPAYGAAILAAVGCGRYITVDEACEKLIKVNESVEPIAENVEKYNGYYKIYNSLYRALKDSFKEISELQ, encoded by the coding sequence ATGAATTTTTTAGGTGTAGATTTAGGAACATCCTCAGTAAAAGTAATAATAATGAATGAGGAGGGACAAGTAATATGTTCTGTTTCTAAAGATTATGATGTGAGCTATCCAAAGGTAGGCTGGGCAGAGCAAAATCCAGAGGATTGGTGGACTGCAACCAGAGATGGTATAAGAGAAATAGTTAATAATTCAAAGGTAGAAACAGTAAGCATTAAAGGTATAGGTTTCAGTGGGCAGATGCACGGACTTGTGCTTCTTGATAAAGAAGGTGAAGTTTTAAGACCAGCTATACTGTGGTGTGATCAGAGAACGCAGGAAGAATGCGATTATTTAAATAAAGAAATCGGTCAGGAAAAAATATCATTTTATACTGGAAATATGGCATTAACAGGTTTTACTGCACCTAAGCTTTTATGGGTAAAAAAGCATGAAGAAGAAATATTCCATAAAATAGCTCATGTGCTTTTACCAAAGGATTATATAAGGTATAAGCTAACAGGGGAATTTGCTACAGATATATCAGATGCATCAGGTATGCTTATGCTGGATGTAAAGAACAGAAAATGGTCAAAGGAAATGCTTGAATTACTTCAAATTGAAGAAGAGGTACTTCCTAAAGTTTTTGAATCTTGGGAAGTAACAGGAAAGCTTACAAGGGATGCAGCAAAAAACACAGGCCTTTCTGAAGATACTGTTGTGGTAGGCGGAGCAGGAGATCAGGCTGCAGGCGCTGTTGGCTGTGGTGTAGTTAAGAGCGGTATATTATCTGCATCCCTTGGAACTTCAGGAGTTATTTTTGCCAGCAGTGACAAATATGAAGTAGACAAAGAAAATAGATTGCACTCCTTTTGTCATTCTAATGGAAAGTGGCATCAAATGGGTGTTATGCTTTCTGCTGCTTCCTGCCTAAAGTGGTGGATTGAAGATATAAACAAGAATACTGAAGAAATGGCCTTTGAAAAACTTTTGGAGGAAGCTTCACTTTCTCCTGCAGGCAGCAGAGGAGTTATTTTTCTTCCCTACCTAATGGGAGAGAGGACACCCTACAGTGACCCAAATGCAAAAGGGGTTTTCTTTGGACTTAATATAACAAATAAAAGAGAAGATATGACAAGAGCAGTACTTGAAGGAGTATGCTTTGGACTTAGAGATTCTCTTGAAATATTGAAAGATTTAAAGGTGCCCATAGAAGCAGTAAGAGTTAGCGGTGGAGGTTCAAAGAGCCTTCTTTGGAGACAAATTTTAGCAGATATATTGGGCGTTAAGGTTCAGGTTATAAACTCAAAGGAAGGCCCAGCTTATGGAGCGGCTATTTTGGCTGCTGTTGGCTGTGGCAGGTACATAACTGTTGACGAAGCCTGTGAAAAGCTTATAAAGGTTAATGAGTCAGTTGAGCCAATAGCTGAGAATGTTGAAAAATATAATGGCTACTACAAGATTTATAACAGCTTATATAGAGCATTAAAAGATAGTTTTAAGGAAATAAGTGAACTGCAATAA
- a CDS encoding ABC transporter ATP-binding protein, translating to MTSIGSNGKTEKDVKMKLHKSKSLGRLLKLTVPYLNKIILAGICVLMVNAAQLIKPYILKLVIDDFLIKKISPRGMYSITTMGVLYFLVVLGSGLFSIAQANLINKAGQLIMKGLRKRVFNIIQYLPLYYLDKTSSGKLITRATNDVEALSEMYTDVLINLFKDIFLLIGIIYAMLALDLKLALISFSMVPVMFAIIFFLKKKIKDNFKKMKHFIGRINGFMAENISGMRIVQIFQAEKEKHEEFNELNNEYYKTTVFQVWLNSILRPAADVFQSISVAMIIWYGMGKIMNQTLEIGVLYAFTTYIKQFFNPISDLADNYTTIQSALVSADRIFELIDQEDILEDLDAGISMEHFEGNIEFKNVWFSYNDEDWVLKDISFKLRRGQTAAFVGETGAGKTTIISLISGFYKVQRGEIFIDSINIEDIKLRDLRKNIAVVLQDVFLFSGNIQNNITLNDEISSDTIEEALQLSCAEDFVNNMPQGLKEPVMERGSTFSAGQKQLLSFARGLAHTPSVLVLDEATANIDTKTEKLIQKAIENSSKDRTTLVIAHRLSTIRNADKIIVLRHGKIVEMGNHGELMEAGGYYKSLIDNSSSDMYKAG from the coding sequence ATGACATCTATAGGGAGCAATGGAAAGACAGAAAAAGATGTGAAAATGAAGCTTCATAAATCAAAAAGCTTAGGAAGGCTATTAAAGCTTACAGTACCTTACTTAAACAAAATAATATTGGCAGGAATATGCGTGCTCATGGTTAATGCTGCTCAACTAATAAAGCCGTATATATTAAAGCTTGTAATTGACGACTTTTTAATAAAAAAAATAAGTCCCAGAGGAATGTATTCAATTACTACAATGGGAGTATTGTATTTCTTAGTTGTGCTAGGAAGTGGTTTATTTTCAATTGCTCAAGCTAATTTAATTAACAAGGCTGGGCAACTAATTATGAAGGGGCTTAGAAAAAGAGTTTTTAATATTATCCAATATTTACCTCTTTACTATTTAGATAAAACCTCTTCTGGAAAGCTTATAACTAGGGCAACTAATGATGTGGAAGCCTTAAGTGAGATGTATACAGATGTTTTAATAAACTTATTCAAGGATATATTTTTGCTTATTGGAATAATATATGCAATGCTTGCATTAGATTTAAAATTGGCTCTTATATCCTTTTCAATGGTTCCAGTAATGTTTGCAATAATATTCTTCTTAAAAAAGAAAATAAAAGATAATTTTAAGAAAATGAAGCATTTTATAGGAAGAATAAATGGCTTTATGGCTGAAAATATTTCAGGTATGAGAATTGTACAAATATTTCAGGCAGAAAAGGAAAAGCATGAGGAGTTTAATGAACTAAATAATGAATACTATAAGACTACAGTATTTCAAGTTTGGTTAAATAGTATATTAAGACCAGCAGCAGATGTATTTCAAAGTATCTCAGTGGCAATGATTATTTGGTATGGTATGGGTAAAATAATGAATCAAACCTTAGAAATAGGTGTACTCTATGCCTTTACCACATATATAAAACAATTTTTTAATCCTATCTCTGACCTAGCTGATAATTACACTACAATTCAATCAGCGTTAGTCTCTGCAGATAGAATCTTTGAACTTATAGATCAGGAAGATATTCTAGAAGACTTAGATGCGGGAATAAGCATGGAACATTTTGAAGGTAATATTGAATTCAAAAATGTTTGGTTTTCTTATAATGATGAAGATTGGGTGTTAAAAGATATAAGCTTTAAACTAAGGCGAGGACAAACAGCTGCCTTTGTAGGTGAAACAGGTGCAGGGAAAACAACAATTATTAGCTTAATTAGTGGCTTTTATAAAGTACAGAGAGGAGAAATATTCATCGACAGCATTAATATAGAGGATATTAAACTTAGGGATTTAAGAAAAAATATTGCAGTTGTGCTTCAAGATGTATTTTTGTTTTCAGGAAATATCCAAAATAACATTACGTTAAATGATGAGATATCTAGTGATACTATAGAAGAAGCACTGCAGCTATCCTGTGCAGAGGATTTTGTAAATAATATGCCCCAAGGCTTAAAGGAGCCGGTTATGGAAAGAGGAAGCACTTTTTCAGCAGGACAAAAGCAGCTATTATCTTTTGCTAGAGGCCTTGCTCATACTCCATCAGTATTAGTTCTGGATGAAGCCACAGCTAACATAGATACTAAGACTGAAAAGCTGATTCAAAAGGCTATAGAAAATTCTTCAAAGGATAGAACTACTCTTGTAATAGCACATAGGCTTTCTACCATAAGAAATGCAGATAAAATAATTGTTTTGAGGCATGGAAAAATAGTTGAAATGGGTAATCATGGAGAGCTTATGGAAGCTGGTGGATACTATAAGAGTCTTATAGATAATAGCTCCTCTGATATGTACAAGGCTGGATAG
- a CDS encoding DUF346 domain-containing protein: MFNNNFYCPYCIQPVICPFAAEQTRSFDDFDDYDNLDVPFDDEYDLLNSEDYLDNNRAPQQEVNRILVLLNAQRPDLSRNLQRYGVNRTLINTYFRNAIAYTIDNAGTTSGNINQKTNTIFNSFRRSRAWIFVALRAAGVPNNVIDRTFRDVIEFTLRNISAPPVPGPGPTPGGRWSRWEDLGGVITSAPAAASWARNRLDTFARGTDNALWHKWWDGSRWSDWESLGGSLTSAPAAVSWGPNRIDVFGRGTDNAMWHIFWDGSRWSNWESLGGNITSSPAASSWARNRLDTFARGTDNALWHKWWDGSRWSDWESLGGTLTSAPAAVSWGANRIDVFARGHGDRLYHLWWDGSRWSRWEDLRERITSAPAVSSRENNRLEVFARNQNNQLITMSWNGSRWSNWTNLDGNITSDPAAVSWGPNRTDVFARGTNNAMWHIWRD; this comes from the coding sequence ATGTTCAATAATAATTTTTATTGTCCTTACTGCATACAGCCAGTTATATGTCCATTTGCAGCTGAACAAACAAGAAGCTTTGATGATTTCGATGACTACGATAATTTAGATGTACCTTTCGACGATGAGTATGACTTATTAAACTCAGAAGACTACTTAGATAATAATAGGGCTCCTCAGCAGGAAGTAAATAGAATATTAGTATTACTTAACGCTCAAAGGCCTGACCTGAGCAGAAATCTCCAGAGATACGGAGTAAATAGAACCCTAATCAATACTTATTTTAGAAATGCAATAGCCTATACTATTGATAATGCTGGAACAACAAGTGGGAACATAAATCAAAAAACAAATACTATATTTAATAGCTTTAGAAGAAGTAGGGCATGGATATTTGTTGCTCTTCGTGCAGCAGGAGTACCTAACAATGTAATAGATAGAACCTTTAGAGATGTAATAGAATTTACTCTAAGAAACATTAGTGCCCCACCTGTACCTGGTCCTGGACCAACTCCTGGAGGAAGATGGAGCCGATGGGAGGACCTTGGCGGAGTGATAACTTCAGCACCTGCTGCAGCTTCCTGGGCACGTAACAGACTTGATACTTTTGCAAGAGGAACTGATAACGCTCTTTGGCATAAATGGTGGGATGGTTCCCGTTGGAGTGATTGGGAAAGCCTGGGTGGCTCACTAACCTCTGCTCCTGCTGCTGTTTCATGGGGTCCTAATAGAATTGATGTGTTTGGAAGAGGGACTGATAATGCTATGTGGCATATCTTCTGGGATGGCTCTCGTTGGAGCAATTGGGAAAGCCTTGGTGGAAATATAACCTCCTCTCCTGCTGCCTCTTCCTGGGCACGTAACAGACTTGATACTTTTGCAAGAGGAACTGATAACGCTCTTTGGCATAAATGGTGGGATGGCTCTCGTTGGAGCGACTGGGAAAGCCTTGGTGGCACATTAACCTCTGCTCCTGCTGCAGTTTCCTGGGGTGCTAATAGAATTGATGTGTTTGCTAGAGGACACGGCGACCGCTTATATCACCTATGGTGGGACGGATCTCGCTGGAGCCGCTGGGAAGACCTTCGTGAAAGAATAACCTCTGCTCCTGCAGTCTCCTCTAGAGAAAATAACAGACTTGAAGTATTTGCTAGAAACCAAAACAACCAGTTAATAACTATGTCCTGGAATGGATCTCGCTGGAGTAATTGGACTAATCTTGACGGTAATATTACTTCCGATCCAGCAGCTGTTTCCTGGGGTCCTAATAGAACAGATGTGTTTGCTCGCGGTACTAACAATGCCATGTGGCATATTTGGAGGGATTAA
- a CDS encoding ABC transporter permease, translating into MVEYKIFKLLDVFKALFIKAGIDYDIMKRIIQLKIIMDGRSVPTVLNNQNYDNSKASAFKKSLISYGFTGVMIGLFMLVPLPMFYKMNVQIGIIIFMIMLTMISDFSTVLLDIKDKNILVPRPINEKTISAAKIIHIFIYLSIINMCIAGPSLIIGTFRYGIVFFLLFFLQLFFITTLVLFFTSLLYYIVLKYFDGEKLKDIINYFQIILSVFMAISYQFVGRIFEVSDMKLFYHVKLWHYFIPSMWFTGMYSMIFDKNFSYYNVCFALLSTIVPVVGILIYFKVVAPYFEKNLQKLGNNRLEKQKKDSLKVICQRYIAELICKDKTEKNLYVFTRNMISSERKLKLSLYPNLAMAIAFPLIFLVNGISMKKSFYENIEKIISGKGYFGIYITVLSLVAAFTVLSCSEKANGAWVYKALPIENPGIIFKGAVKAYIMKIVFPTFGIVSLIFLIIFRFTIVKDMVVILLSLLVILLLMFKFFMKQLPFSKEFGYVQSQNYKLVISNIALTGGAAFLHYFLSKMPYAILVYIGVLTLVLIIIWNSAFKLSWEEFLK; encoded by the coding sequence ATGGTGGAATATAAAATCTTTAAGCTTTTGGATGTATTTAAAGCATTGTTTATTAAAGCAGGTATAGATTATGACATAATGAAAAGAATTATCCAATTAAAAATCATTATGGATGGCAGATCTGTGCCTACAGTATTAAATAATCAAAACTATGATAATAGCAAAGCTAGTGCTTTTAAAAAGTCCTTGATCTCATATGGATTTACTGGAGTAATGATTGGTCTTTTTATGCTAGTTCCACTTCCTATGTTCTATAAAATGAATGTGCAAATCGGGATAATTATTTTTATGATAATGCTAACTATGATATCTGATTTTTCCACAGTTTTACTTGATATAAAAGATAAAAATATATTGGTTCCTAGACCTATAAATGAAAAGACTATATCTGCAGCAAAGATAATTCATATTTTTATATATCTATCTATAATTAATATGTGTATAGCAGGACCATCTCTCATAATTGGAACCTTTAGGTATGGAATAGTGTTTTTTCTGCTATTCTTTCTTCAGTTGTTTTTTATTACCACATTAGTATTGTTTTTTACTTCATTGTTATATTACATAGTTTTGAAGTACTTTGATGGTGAAAAATTAAAGGATATTATTAATTATTTTCAAATAATACTTTCAGTGTTTATGGCTATTAGTTATCAATTTGTTGGAAGGATATTTGAAGTTTCAGACATGAAGTTATTTTATCATGTTAAGCTGTGGCACTACTTTATTCCTTCTATGTGGTTTACAGGAATGTATAGTATGATTTTTGATAAAAACTTTAGCTATTACAATGTTTGTTTTGCACTATTAAGTACTATTGTTCCTGTGGTTGGGATCTTAATTTATTTTAAGGTAGTGGCACCTTATTTTGAAAAAAATCTTCAAAAACTAGGAAATAACAGACTAGAGAAGCAGAAAAAAGACTCATTAAAGGTAATATGTCAAAGGTATATAGCAGAGCTAATCTGCAAGGATAAAACAGAAAAGAACTTATATGTTTTTACAAGGAATATGATTTCAAGTGAAAGAAAACTAAAACTATCCTTATATCCAAATTTGGCTATGGCAATAGCTTTTCCATTAATATTTTTAGTAAATGGAATAAGTATGAAAAAGTCATTTTATGAAAATATAGAAAAAATCATTTCAGGTAAGGGGTACTTTGGAATTTATATTACTGTATTGTCACTTGTTGCGGCTTTTACAGTACTAAGCTGTAGTGAAAAGGCTAATGGTGCATGGGTATATAAAGCTCTTCCTATAGAGAATCCGGGAATTATTTTTAAAGGAGCTGTGAAGGCATACATTATGAAAATTGTGTTTCCAACCTTTGGTATAGTCTCACTTATATTTTTGATTATTTTTAGATTTACTATAGTAAAGGATATGGTAGTTATTCTTTTAAGCCTTTTAGTTATTTTACTTCTTATGTTTAAATTTTTTATGAAACAGCTGCCGTTTTCAAAGGAGTTTGGATACGTTCAGAGTCAAAACTATAAATTAGTAATTTCAAACATAGCTCTAACAGGTGGAGCAGCTTTTTTACATTACTTTTTAAGCAAAATGCCCTATGCAATTTTAGTATATATTGGCGTATTAACTTTAGTTTTGATAATCATATGGAACAGTGCATTTAAATTGAGTTGGGAAGAGTTCTTAAAATAG
- the xylA gene encoding xylose isomerase — MKEYFVNVPVIKYEGKDSKNPFAFKYYNPDELVGGKTMKEHLRFTMSYWHTLTANGTDPFGVGTYEKPWDGETDPIKLARMRLEGAFEFMNKLGIDYFAFHDRDIAPEGKDLAETNAILDEIVAYAKELMAKHNKKLLWGTANMFSNPRFVHGAATTCNADVYAYAAAQVKKALEITNELGGENYVFWGGREGYETLLNTNLKLEQDNLARLFHMAVDYAKKIGFTGQFLIEPKPKEPTKHQYDFDVAAVLAFLRKYNLDNYFKVNIEANHATLAGHTFQHEVAMARINGALGSLDINQGDPNLGWDTDQFPTNIYDAALIMYEVLKNGGIAPGGLNFDAKVRRASFEAEDLFLGYIAGMDTLAKGLKVAYKMFEEGEFEKVVEDRYRSFSEGIGKDIIEGKVDFEALERYALNNSTIKNKSGRQELLEAKLNQYIFNE, encoded by the coding sequence ATGAAGGAATACTTTGTAAATGTACCTGTAATAAAATACGAGGGGAAGGATTCTAAAAATCCTTTTGCTTTTAAGTATTACAATCCAGATGAGCTTGTAGGCGGAAAGACAATGAAGGAGCACTTAAGATTTACAATGTCTTACTGGCATACATTAACTGCTAACGGAACAGATCCCTTTGGAGTTGGAACCTATGAAAAACCTTGGGATGGAGAAACTGACCCTATAAAACTTGCTAGGATGAGACTAGAAGGTGCCTTTGAATTTATGAATAAGCTTGGAATAGACTATTTTGCGTTCCATGATAGAGATATTGCTCCTGAAGGAAAAGACTTAGCTGAAACAAATGCAATACTTGATGAAATAGTAGCTTATGCTAAAGAGTTAATGGCAAAACATAATAAAAAGCTCTTGTGGGGAACTGCAAATATGTTCTCAAATCCTAGATTTGTACATGGTGCAGCAACAACTTGCAATGCTGATGTTTATGCATATGCTGCAGCTCAAGTTAAAAAAGCTCTTGAAATAACAAATGAATTAGGTGGAGAAAATTACGTGTTTTGGGGTGGAAGAGAAGGATATGAGACTCTTTTAAATACTAATTTAAAGTTAGAACAGGATAATCTAGCTAGATTATTTCATATGGCAGTAGATTATGCTAAGAAAATTGGATTCACAGGACAATTTCTAATAGAGCCTAAACCAAAGGAGCCAACAAAGCATCAATATGATTTTGATGTAGCTGCTGTATTAGCCTTCTTAAGAAAATATAATTTAGATAATTATTTTAAAGTTAATATAGAAGCTAACCATGCAACCCTTGCAGGGCATACCTTCCAGCATGAGGTGGCAATGGCTAGAATAAATGGAGCGTTAGGAAGTCTTGATATAAATCAAGGAGATCCAAATTTAGGTTGGGATACAGACCAGTTTCCAACAAATATCTATGATGCTGCTCTTATTATGTATGAAGTTCTTAAAAATGGAGGAATTGCTCCTGGAGGACTTAACTTTGATGCGAAGGTAAGAAGAGCTTCCTTTGAAGCAGAAGATTTATTCTTAGGCTATATAGCAGGTATGGATACACTTGCTAAGGGCTTAAAGGTTGCATATAAGATGTTTGAAGAAGGCGAATTTGAAAAAGTTGTAGAAGATAGATACAGAAGCTTCTCTGAGGGTATTGGTAAGGATATAATTGAAGGCAAAGTAGATTTTGAAGCTTTAGAAAGGTATGCCTTAAACAATAGTACTATTAAAAATAAGTCAGGAAGACAAGAACTTTTAGAAGCAAAATTAAATCAATATATATTCAACGAATAA
- a CDS encoding ABC transporter ATP-binding protein produces MSKRRILLDFILEHKVSYIIGLIFMLIACYVQTLFPKVLGRTIDILKVSNFDISRVKLNIIYILIIALGAFLSTYAWRNLIIRNSREFECELRDRLFTHFQKLSPEFYNRRKTGDLIAYAINDISAVRMTLGPATAMSINGIAICAAAIYSMLQSVNLRLTVICLAPIPIIIVVMLQVGKLVQKRFRKVQESFSAISDRVQENIYGIRVIKAYVQEDEELKNFEKLNNNMMDANMDMVRVASMLSPIIEICFSISFVVNLIVGGNMVLKNTISLGDFIAFNTYLTMIMTPIISIGRIINILQRGMASYKRINEIFNTEPDITDGKAMIDKEIKGCIEFKNLNFAYPGSDEQALKDICLTINQGENLGIIGRTGAGKTTLSSLLLKLYNVEDGKIFVDGIDINHYRLDALRNGFGYVPQDNFLFSATVKDNIGAFKKAYSMEQVKKAAEASCIYENIIDLQDGFNTILGERGVNLSGGQKQRIAIARAVIKEPAVLILDDSLSAVDTITEQRILENFKDIRKDKTAIIIAHKISSVQDCDQIIVLDKGRICESGTHNELLKKGGLYYDIYREQWKDRKRCENEAS; encoded by the coding sequence TTGAGTAAAAGAAGGATACTTTTAGATTTTATTTTAGAACATAAAGTTTCATATATCATAGGCCTTATCTTTATGCTTATAGCCTGCTATGTGCAGACTCTGTTTCCAAAGGTGCTTGGTAGAACCATTGATATTTTAAAGGTTAGTAATTTTGATATTAGCAGAGTTAAGCTTAATATTATATATATTTTGATTATAGCACTAGGGGCTTTTTTAAGCACTTATGCTTGGAGAAATCTTATAATAAGAAATTCAAGAGAGTTTGAATGCGAACTCAGGGACAGGCTTTTTACACATTTTCAAAAGCTGTCACCAGAGTTTTACAATAGAAGGAAAACTGGTGATTTAATTGCTTATGCAATTAATGATATAAGTGCTGTAAGGATGACTCTTGGGCCTGCAACTGCAATGAGTATTAATGGTATAGCCATATGCGCTGCTGCAATTTATTCAATGCTGCAGTCAGTAAACTTACGGCTTACAGTTATTTGCCTTGCGCCTATTCCTATAATTATTGTAGTTATGCTGCAGGTAGGAAAGCTGGTGCAAAAACGATTTAGAAAAGTACAAGAAAGCTTTTCAGCAATTTCTGATAGAGTTCAAGAAAATATCTATGGCATAAGAGTAATTAAAGCCTATGTTCAAGAGGATGAGGAATTAAAGAACTTTGAAAAGTTAAACAATAATATGATGGATGCTAATATGGATATGGTCAGGGTAGCTTCTATGCTGTCTCCAATAATTGAAATTTGCTTCAGTATCAGCTTTGTTGTAAATCTTATTGTTGGTGGAAATATGGTATTAAAAAATACTATATCACTAGGAGATTTTATTGCCTTTAATACATACCTTACTATGATTATGACTCCAATTATTTCAATTGGGCGTATTATAAATATACTTCAAAGAGGAATGGCTTCTTATAAAAGAATCAATGAAATATTCAATACTGAGCCTGATATCACAGATGGTAAAGCCATGATTGACAAGGAAATAAAGGGGTGCATTGAATTTAAAAACCTTAACTTTGCTTATCCTGGATCAGATGAACAAGCTTTAAAGGATATCTGTTTAACAATAAATCAAGGTGAAAATCTTGGTATCATTGGAAGGACAGGAGCGGGAAAGACAACCCTTTCAAGTTTATTGCTGAAGCTTTATAACGTTGAGGACGGAAAGATTTTTGTAGATGGCATAGATATAAATCACTACAGGCTTGATGCTTTAAGAAATGGCTTTGGATATGTGCCTCAGGATAATTTTCTTTTTTCTGCTACTGTAAAGGATAATATAGGTGCTTTTAAAAAAGCTTATTCAATGGAGCAAGTAAAAAAAGCTGCTGAGGCAAGCTGTATATATGAAAACATAATAGATTTACAAGATGGCTTTAATACAATTTTAGGAGAAAGAGGAGTAAATCTTTCGGGCGGTCAAAAGCAGAGGATTGCAATAGCTAGAGCTGTAATTAAGGAACCAGCAGTGCTTATATTGGATGATTCATTATCTGCTGTTGATACAATTACTGAACAAAGGATATTAGAAAATTTCAAAGACATAAGAAAAGATAAAACAGCAATTATAATTGCTCATAAAATCTCTTCAGTTCAGGATTGTGACCAAATAATAGTGTTAGATAAGGGAAGAATTTGTGAGAGTGGAACTCACAATGAGCTGCTTAAAAAAGGGGGGCTGTATTATGACATCTATAGGGAGCAATGGAAAGACAGAAAAAGATGTGAAAATGAAGCTTCATAA